TGGGGTTCCCGTCCGTCTCCTAGTCGGATTATAGCAAGATAGGATAGGAGACGGTGCTGCACGCGCGGCTCGATCGGGCTATGGCTCTCTAGGAAGGAAAGAAAACGAGGTGCTCGATCAGGATCACCACTTTTTTCTTCACGGCCGTCGACCGAGGCCGAGCCGCCAGATCGGCTGTTTATGGGCAAGTGGATAACCGACTAAGACCATCTCCAGCGGATCCTTTATATCGCGGACCCTTGTCGCGCGTTTACAGTTTGCAGAAAACGCGTTTTACGTGCTCGCGTGGCCATATTCTCTTTTATAGTTTTGCTATGCGGGGTTGGTTCGGCCGCAATCCGCGCGAGCCCGCAAAACGtgtgttttttcttcttctaaaTTTGACACATAATTATGAATTCAAATAACATAAAATGTGAATATTATAAATCCAAATTACAATAATCATTGAAATCACCGAATAAAACTAATAATTTAATATAACAATTGTCCTGAATACAACAATGATACTGATCACATGAATTAAATAAAATGAATGTAAAATTGGCCGGTGCCTTTGCCAATGGTGCTCAATGCCTTTGGCCATGCCTTTGCCAATGAAGCTCAATGAGATCCTCCTGAAGCTGATGGTGGGTGTTTGCATCTTCAATCTGTCGGTATGTCTGAAGGAATGCTTCTATGCGGTCAGGGTCTCTAACTGGCTTCACACGGCTACCGACATTGTCGTAGAAGAACTCCAAGTTCATGTCCCTCTCATCttcgatgatcatgttgtgaaGAATCACACAACATGTCATGATGTTGCTCAGAGCTTGCTTGTCCCAAAAACGAGAAGGACCATGAACAATGGCAAATCTAAATTGCAAAACCCCGAAGGCTCTTTCAATATATTTTCGGGAAGCCTCTTGTACCTTTGCAAATTCAATATGCTTCTTAGTTTTGGGATTTTTGATGCTCGTGACAAATGTACACCAAGAAGGGTAAATACTATCTGCAAGATTGTACCCCTTTGTGACTCGTGCCCATTCATCGTGAAGTTGTAAGCAGGAGCATCACCACTAGCAAGTCTAGCAAACAAATGAGACCATTGCAACACATTGATATCATTGAGAGTACCCGACATTTACAAAAAAAGCAATGCCAAATCCATAAATCCTCGGATGCTACGGCCTCTAGCACAATTGTTGCATCACGAGACTTGCCACAATATTGCCCATGCCATGCCTTCGGGCAGTTTTTCCAAgtccaatgcatgcaatcaacGCTTCCTAGCATGACGGGCCAACCTCGCTTCTCATTTGCTGCCATCAACTTTTTTGTGTCTTCCTCGTTGGTTGCACGAAGATAGACATGACCAAAGACGGGAACCTACGCACTGACTCAATTGTAGTATCTTTGCCAATGCGAAGGTACTCGTCGGCATAGTCAACCGGAATGCCATATGCAATCACCCACATAGCTGTGGAGATTTTTTTTGATATGCACTAAAACCCAACAAGCCCGCGGCGTTTCTCCTTTGAGTAAAAAACCGAGAATTGGCCTCGCAAGCTTGCACAATTTTTACAAAGAGAGATCGACGCATTCGATACCTTCTCCGGAAGAGGTGCGGCGGATAGGTAGGACTGTCGGCGAAGTAGTCTTGCATCAACATCATGTTCCTGAGATGGCGGTTGCGAGCAATGCAAAGACGACCGACGGTTGATCCTCGCCGTCTCTTGCGGTTTCGATCCTCAACCTCCTTCACGGCTAGGACCGCCACCACCATCTGCTGCCGATGGTGCTCGAGCATCGATTATGTCCAAGTCATCGGACAAGGATGAATCCTCGAGCATAAATTGCTCGCAAAGGCTCAAAGCCATCTAAAAAACCCGCATCCGAGCTCGCATCAACGAAATTTCACCTGCGGTCGAGCTACAAGGGGCGGAAAAGGGGCTCACCGGGGGCGGCTCGGCGAATACAGGGCGAGCGATGACTCCGCGGCAGTCGATTCGTGGCGGCGGCGACCCAGGGGCGGCTCAGCTTGGCGGATCTAGGGTGCCGGCGAGTGGACCCAGGCGTAGTGCGGCTCGACGGCTTGATTCGGCTGGCAGAAATGACTGGAATCGCAaggggcgggccggcggcgacggtggcAGGCGGCTGTGGGAGGGGATGTGTGGACCGTGCGCACTGAAattcccccctccccccgccaACCGCTTTCGCTGGAACAAGGCATCgatgccggggggggggggggggctgtgtAATTGCAAGTCGGTGGGAGGAATTTACCGCGCCCCTTAAAGAATTTTAAGGGTCGGACGTGTTTAAGGTTTCTGTTTGGGTCGCTTTTTTTGCCCGAAACCGTAGACTGGCGGTTATTTTGTGGGTCGAGGCGATAtaaggggtctgctagagatgttCCAAGGACACTTGCCAGACTAGGGAACTGAAGCCGACTGTAGGCACTAGCAGCTCATGAGACACCCCTTGTTTGACTTATCTTCCCGGGCAGTAATCTTCATGGGCATGGGCCTTAGGTTGGCCTTTCGTAGTTGTGGGCCTACCCGTAGGTGTTCCCCCACAattatgtgaaggaaatatgccctagaggcaataataaagttgttatttatatttccttatatcatgataaatgtttattattcatgctagaattgtattaaccggaaacttagtacatgtgtgaatacatagacaaatagagtgtcactagtatgcctctacttgactagctcgttaatcaaagatggttaagtttcctaaccatagacatgagttgtcatttgatgaacgggatcacatcattagagaatgatgtgattgacttgacccatccgttagcttagcactatgatcgtttagtttattgctattgctttcttcataacttatacacgttcctatgactatgagattatgcaactcccgaataccgtaggaacacttagtgtgctatcaaacgtcacaatgtaactgggtgattataaagatgctctacaggtgtctctgatggtgtttgttgagttggcatagatcaagattaggatttgtcactccgattgtcggagaggtatatctgggccctctcggtaatgcacatcattataagcattgcaagcaatgtgactaatgagttagttacgagatgatgcattacagaatgggtaaagagacttgccggtaacgagattgaactaggtatgatgataccgacgatcgaatctcgggcaagtaacataccgacgacaaagggaacaacgtatattgttatgcggtttgaccgataaagatcttcgtagaatatgtaggaaccaatatgagcatccaggttccgctattggtttttgaccggaagtgagtctcggtcatgtctacatagttctcgaacccgtagggtccgcacgcttaacgtttgatgacgatcggtattatgagtttatatgttttgatgtaccgaaggtagttcggagtcctggatgtgatgaCGGACacgacaaggagtctcgaaatggtcgagacataaagattgatatattggaaggctatgtttggacacaggaaaggtttcggatgagttcgggcattttccggaatACCgtggggttactggaaccccccagggagttaatgggccttaatgggccatagtgggagagaggaggaggcgccaagtgggaggcgcgcccccaagcccaatctgaattggggagggggccgacccccctttccttctctccttctccctcttccttcttctcctactccaactagggaaagggggaaacctactcctactaggagtaggaatcccccttggggcgcgccatagagagggccggccctcccctcctccactcctttatatacgggggaggggggcaccccatagacacacaagttgattgtttagccgtgtgcggtgcccccctccacagatttccacctcggtcatatcgctgtagtgcttaggcgaagccctgcgtcggaaacttcatcatcaccgtcatcacgccgtcatgctgatgaaactctccctcggcctcagctggatcaagagtacgagggacgtcaccgagctgaacgtgtgcagatcgcggaggtgccgtgtgttcggtacttgttaacgcttccgctttcggtttacgagggtacgtggacacactctccccgctcgttgctatgcttctcctagatagatcttgcatgatcgtaggtaaaattttcaaatactacgttccccaacattatgAAGCCTAAAGTCTGGTGTTAGAATTTACTAGAGACTAATGCGCGCTATGCCCCACCATTCTTCACTCGTGGACATGGCCCTTTTTTTCTCCAGCTGGTTGTTGTGCTTGGTTGTTTTGTTTTGGTTTTATCTGCCTTGTCTTAGGTTTTAATTACATTCTGTTGGTGTTTTTTCTTTGTATGTTGTGCTAGGGTGCTGCTAGGGACGATTTTTTGTGTGCTAGGGACGATATTTGTTTTGAGAAGAGAGTGGAGTTGTTCGGTGTGTGGTTGTGCCATTACATATTATGACCTTGGTGTAAGCTGTGTGTGAGCACCCTTGAAAGCTCATATTCCATTTTGAAACCGTGAAATTGCCACTCTAATGTTcgcatgggccggcccatgaagcTAGCGCTCGCTCACCTTGGCTCACTCTCTGACTATCATTTtaatttttaaaaagttcataaAGTGAAAACgtgttcacaaattttaaaaaatctcagatttttaaaatcttaaaaatttaaaaacattatttttgataatttaaaaaatattcacaaatttgaaataAAGTTCACAAACTTTAAAAAATGTTAGTGAACTTCAAAAATATCTACGGATTTTAAAACTATTCATATTTTAAAATATATACATTAATTTCAGTAAATTTTAATGAATTGAAATataaaaaatgaaaataaaaaatcGAAAAGAGAAGAAAGCTGGAAAAAAACAGGATCCCTCAACCaatgacacacacacacacacacacacacacacaccctgaCATGCAGATCCCAAAAGACCCCACAGCCCTTGACACACCAAGCGACTCAAAATCTAGGGAGCTCAggaattttaaaaatattcatggatttgaaaaaaatcacaaatttgaTTTAAAGTTCATAAATTTGAACTTTCAAAATATTCACGGATTTTAAAATattcatttttttaaatgttcacaatttttaaTAAATTTTCATGAGTTAAAATATGTAATGAAAATTTTATATAGAAAATAGAATAAAActaaaaaataataaaaagaaaaaaacaggAACCCTCAACCAACTACACGCACTATTACATGTGGAGCCCAAACGACCCCAGAGCATTCGTTTCTACTCATCCCTGCACCCTGCCCCTTTTGACTCCTCTCCTCTTGCTCCACAATCATTGCTGACTTGCTAGTCAGGCAATCACCGACGTGCTCACTACAAAATGTGTGTGACGAAAATCCTCATGACTGAACAGAAAACGCCGCCTAAGATCATTTTCCGTGATGGAAAACAGTCGTGAGCTGATTTTCTCCCAGGGCAGCGCCCTCGGCAACTTTGGTGACGTTTTGGCCTGATTTTGGGCGACGCATTTGGCCGTCATTAGGCATGTGCATATTCGACGACGATTTTTTGTGTCACGGAAAATGTACGGCGAGTTAGAAAAAGGATTAAGAAAATGACACGGTGGGGTTCACAACGTACTACCTGGTTTTTCTGCCATGGAAGAAAACATATTAGAATAAAAAAGAATAAATTGATTTTGGATGTTGTTTCTGGATGCACAGTAAGTCTAGATACCGTTTTAGCAGGGGATCCGTAACTTCGAAAAATCTGAAAGAAAAACATGGCACTTCCAAAAATTGGAGTACAAGCTTGCGCCAAAAAGTTGGTTGTAGGGGAGCTACCATGTGCCCACACACCCCTTATACATGCCCCAAGATCTAGGCGCGTTGGTATGGCTTGtggatcccccccccccctctcctaggTGGGTTTCTAGTCGAAAAACTTTTGCAACATTTTAATTTAATTTTTATGATGTGCGGAAAGTTCATGTTTCCAGTAAACCAAAACCAACAGAAAACAACAACTATCACTATGGTACTTAATGAATAGGTTAGTATGAAAATGATAGAAAAAACTATGTATAAATTACATGAATATAGCATGCAAGATACAAAAACTATAGGTACGTTTAGTATGTATCCCCCCTATAGTATGGAGTTCTTGTTGACTTGATAAATCACGTAAATCAACCTTTAGTTGTCTCCTTCTCTGCCCATGAATGATCTTCATAACATGTGCTAAACACTGTGAAGAGCTCATGCACATGGTTAGATCAGTAATCATGTTCTCATTACATCAAAATCAACTTGGGGACATATATGTCCTTCCAGTTGTGTGTTATATTTTGTTATCTAATTATGTAACAAGGTAATTGTATGGGCAGGCTTGCATGTTATGTTTGAATGTTAACTGATACGAGCAACGAATCAACGAGCAATGATAGTCAACCCTGGATATATAGAACCTCATTCAAGTCACATATAGGAAAATTGGCTATTAGTCACGCAACATGCATGATCAATTGGTTTTTCATTATGGGATAATTTAGATACATTACTCATTAATACTTTCTTAATTTGGTTACAAAAGAATGGATGGTCGACGGGGTGGTCTATAGTTGGAATAAACATCCAACTTTGGATAAAATTAAACTGGAAAATTAATTTGGCAATATATTAGGAATATCCTAGTAATAAAGATATGCGCCTATAGGGAGAAACCTTCCATATCTTTTATCGCTCAATCGAAGAGAAATTTTGTATTGATTGACAAAATCTATGATCTTAGGAAAGTGAATCTTAAAGTTTTAAATAGACACCAAATTTACAGCTGGGCACAATTAAGGCCTGCCTCCAATTCAGCCAAATCCTCCATTGGCATGGTTCTAGCCTCCTCATCGTCACAGACCTCCACTATAAATCTACCCTGCCTCCCTTGCTTTCAactcacccaaactagcaatttTCCTTCCTTTGCAGATTTTTTCCTCGGTTAACAATGGCTCGCAAGAAGGTGGCCCTCCGGTACATCCGCAATGACTCGGCGCGGCACAATACCTTGAAGAAGCGCAGCAAGAACCTGATGAAGAAGGCCGGTGAGGTGGCTACCTTGTGCAACGCCAAGGCCTGCGTGCTGGTGTATGGTGAGGGCGCAATGGTGCCGGAGGTGTTCCCATCCCATGCTGAGGCGGTGGCTATCCTGAATAGGTTTAAGAGCATGCCGGAGGTGGCACGGCTAAAGAAGACGATGGACCAGGAGAGTGTTCTTAGTCAGCGCGTCACAAAGCTCCGAGACCAGGTCCAGAAGACTAGGTGCGAGCTCCAAGACCGTGAGACCAAGTTTCTCCTGCATGAGGCCATGGTCAACGGTCGCCTCCCTGGCAACATCGAGGAGCTCACAACCATGGGTTGGAAGTTGGAGTTAATGCTTAAGAGCCTGGGCGAACGCATCGCAAAAATGAGCGGGCAACCGCCAGTCTACCAAATGCAGGCACCATACATCCCCGACGACATGGACATGGGGCTTCCAACCATGTATCGCATGCCGCCGCAGCAGCAAGAGGGTTTGCTTGAGACAGTCAGGTCCGAAGGGGACCTTGGCACCCAGATCTACAATGGCCACAGTACTGGTGGCCACGATGGCACCAATTTCGGCTTCTTTCctagtcataggaatatgtaaGTTGGGAGAGGATCTCTACATGTAGGGCATGCCCATCTACATGTGCCTCATCTCCTTTTATTTAGTTTTGCCATGGCTAATAAGACTCATGAATGGATGGCATCATGAATAGGATGAGACATTCGGTCTCAGTCTTTCTCTCTGAGCAAAGGaaaatttatttttgttgttgAAATTGTTATTGTGGATCTCTTCCATGCTCTATTTTTTATCAGTTGGTTGAAACTTTTAGGTTGTACTTGTTCTTTATGGCAACAT
The sequence above is a segment of the Aegilops tauschii subsp. strangulata cultivar AL8/78 chromosome 6, Aet v6.0, whole genome shotgun sequence genome. Coding sequences within it:
- the LOC109752298 gene encoding agamous-like MADS-box protein AGL80; this encodes MARKKVALRYIRNDSARHNTLKKRSKNLMKKAGEVATLCNAKACVLVYGEGAMVPEVFPSHAEAVAILNRFKSMPEVARLKKTMDQESVLSQRVTKLRDQVQKTRCELQDRETKFLLHEAMVNGRLPGNIEELTTMGWKLELMLKSLGERIAKMSGQPPVYQMQAPYIPDDMDMGLPTMYRMPPQQQEGLLETVRSEGDLGTQIYNGHSTGGHDGTNFGFFPSHRNM